A part of Fundulus heteroclitus isolate FHET01 chromosome 23, MU-UCD_Fhet_4.1, whole genome shotgun sequence genomic DNA contains:
- the rap2c gene encoding ras-related protein Rap-2c — MKEYKVVVLGSGGVGKSALTVQFVTGTFIEKYDPTIEDFYRKEIEVDSSPSVLEILDTAGTEQFASMRDLYIKNGQGFILVYSLVNQQSFQDIRPMRDQIVRVKRFEKVPLILVGNKVDLESEREVAGSDGRALAQEWGCPFIETSAKSKTMVDELFAEIVRQMNYSTLPEKQEQCCTACVVQ, encoded by the exons ATGAAAGAATACAAAGTTGTCGTGCTGGGCAGCGGCGGCGTCGGCAAGTCCGCGCTCACCGTGCAGTTCGTCACCGGCACCTTCATCGAGAAGTACGACCCGACCATCGAGGACTTCTACCGGAAGGAGATCGAGGTGGACTCGTCGCCCTCCGTGCTGGAGATCCTGGACACGGCGGGGACGGAGCAGTTCGCCTCCATGAGGGACCTGTACATTAAGAACGGCCAGGGCTTCATCCTGGTCTACAGCCTGGTCAACCAGCAGTCCTTCCAG GATATCCGGCCGATGCGAGACCAAATCGTGCGAGTTAAGCGCTTCGAGAAGGTGCCGCTGATCCTGGTCGGCAACAAAGTGGACCTGGAGTCCGAGCGCGAGGTCGCCGGCTCAGACGGGCGCGCCCTGGCCCAGGAGTGGGGCTGCCCCTTCATCGAGACCTCCGCCAAGAGCAAGACGATGGTGGACGAGCTGTTCGCGGAGATCGTCCGGCAGATGAACTACTCCACGCTGCCGGAGAAGCAGGAGCAGTGCTGCACGGCCTGCGTGGTGCAGTGA